The genomic interval AAGAGGGAGGGGCAAGACGCCAATTACCTGAAATGGATAGCTGTCAAGGAGAAAACGAGTTGCAGAGGTATCTGCATAGTCTAAAAAAGGAGGTTAAGGGCGTGAATGAGGATTTTAAATTGTTTAGAAAGGAGATAAAGTCTTGGATTTTTAAGATAATCAAAGGTTTGGGCCTGGGCTTGGGCCTGGGCTTGGGCCAACGTTTGAGGCCtttaaaaataggaaaaaggaAGTCTACTGGGTGTAATAGTTTGAGGCCAGACAAAGGGAAGGCCAAACTTGGGCTAGGCCTCATAAGCCCACTTCGCCTTCCAAAACTAAAATGGAGGCCGAAGCTCCATTTGCCCGTGTTTGAGAAGGGCTCCACTTCTGGGTCAGTTTCACTGTCCAACAGAAGTCCTGGGCCAGAGGAGACTCTTATCTTAGTGCTGGTGACAACAGCTCCTAAGCAGAAATGCATGCAAGCTTCTACGGAACACTTGGAGGAGATTTCTGACTTGTCCACAGTCATATTGGTGGAGAAGGCAACAGGTTGGGTATCAGAGAAGTCCATGACAAGAGCAGAGTCTGTGGAAGGCTTGGAGCACGGTGGGAAGACACAGATAACAACGATGGGACCCTTGGCTCTGGTTCCATCATGTGATCATGGTGTAATGCCAACGTTTAAAGTAGGCTTCGTCGAAGCTGCACACACAACGTCGCCAGAGGTGAAGCGACTTGCTGCCAacccagaatctccaatggaGAGTACCATTGGTGCTATTGAGGAGACACAAGATTTGAACAAGGGTTTATCGTTGGTACCATTGTCTCCATTAAACAATAAAGATGGATCATCTTCGGATTGGGTTTTGCAAAAGGTTAATGAGATTCAACATATTGTGGGAatctcacatggaggatgtgaagaccagtTTAAAGCTCTAATCATTGAGATTGAGGCGAGCCACTCGCGTGataccaaatcaagttttaagaaaagcagggagttgaAGCGTCTTTTTTGTGCAATCAACTATGACGCTAAGAGTGGAAGCTCAAGTCGAGGGCATAGAGGTTGATGTATGCTGGGTAGTCTTTCGGATAGAGGGTATTTCGGATGGAGGTTGGGCTATGGGAAACattgggttggggttggggagggGTGATTTATTCTAACTCTGGCTTGATGTATGTTGGGTAGTTTTTCGTAGGCTGTTGGGGCAATAGGAGCTTTCTAGTATGGGTTAAggattttcttgtatacatctagtgtacttggttactcttattgatatatatataatacttttactttatcaaaaaaaaaattttttaggaTATTATATTTAGCAAGGACTAGTtaatacttttgaccaactttagacataaattctaaaattataccATTAACTAAAACTGTTCATAAATATACCAGTCGCTCATGTGCTAAACAGCAACTAAGAACTTGAGTCTTTTATCAAGTTGTGACACCTAAGATTTAGTATGATAGAGTGGGGAGTTCCAACACTAACTGAGGGAAAAGTTTTTGCAGTTCATAATGACTCCAAAGGGATCGATTGTAACAATGattagtctttttggagtaaaAACCCAAATGTGGTTTGGCCTTTGCTTGGATTGTCACACAAGGTCCTTTCACAAGATACTTCATTACAAACATATTTGTGCAATATATTAAAATGGGAATCAAGACCATTTCAAGCTTAGTTCATACAGCTGAGAAAACAATAACTTACGTCAATGACTTCCCATGAAAGACAACTGGAGGTGCAATAGCAGCGAATATACAAAACCCAATGTGAATCTGCATTATGCCAAATTGATTAATGGACAGAAAAATATGCCACCCATTCATGAGGAGAATAACTAAGAGAGCATGTAAAATATAGCACGTACCAAGTAGAATAGGAAAAACCAACTGAACTTCATGGCACTATCTGTCCTGCATTGCAGACAAAACCATTTGCAACAACCATCAGCACTCTCAATGtcatacttatataaaaatttaataaaattggggaacCATCagcatctttgaaaaaaaatgtcacaCTTCTATGCAATGACAGTAGAAATTCTTtaacttcaaagaaaaaaaatattcaatgtgTTTTCACTAACTAGGTTCATATCTCAAATCACTGACATCAAATATAGGTGTGTTCGCTCACTAGTTGAACGAGAAAATGATATCATTGCCGCCTAACCAACCACGAAAGCCACAGAATATACAATACCCAAATACAAaaacacgagagagagagagagagagagagagagagagatggaaaatTCCAAAATTGCTATACTTTGTTGCAAAAGAATATCAAAACTTTTAGCAAAAAACACCGGCCAAAGTTCCAACACGAGATTCCTAAGACAAAAGagtattataaaaaacaaattaaagatcaatCAATCAAGTGCAAAACATTTTGAGATGCTTAAATAAGCTATAATCACAAACCTTAGCATGGAATCTTCAGGAAGAGATTTTACATTCAAAAAGATGGCATGGTAAGTGTTGtccaaaaatttatctttcttttttagtaagaataaagttttattaattggaggcatagcccatgtacacaagaagtatatacGGATTACACCTAGCATCATCTAGGAACTATAAATGGTGTAAAACAAATTGTGAAAACTAGCCCCATTACAATCAATAATTGAAgcacaagaaaaaagagtgttgAAGAATCTTTTCAGCTCATCCAAGGAATGCTCGCTGTCTCCGAAACacctttttttattagtaaacaaaattttattgatcataagaataggcaaaggcCCAGGTATATGAGACAATATACAAGAGCGTCGCTTGAGTGTGCTAGTTTAgcaatacaagaaattcatggaaaCTCAGTCCATTGAAATCAATTACAACCGACCAATGAAGTatagtattgaaaaataatttcctACGCTCTTCTATTGATCGCTCTCGATCTTTGAAGCTTCTGTCAttcttttccctccaaatgCCCCACCATAAACATAttgggatcatcttccatattgctgcAGTAAGAGAGTTACCCTGAAGGCCTCTCTAAGAAGATAAGAGATCGATCACCCTtctcggcatcacccaagctagtCCCACTCAAGTGAAGAAGTCATTCCATAATGTCGTGGCAATCTCACAGtgaagtaataaatgatcaACCGACTCcccactctttttgcacatacaacaccactCCATCACAATAAATCTATGTTTCCTTAAATTGTCGAGTGTGAGTATCTTCCCCAATGAAGCTATTCATACAAAGAAGAGTGCATTTAAGGATGCCCTtctcttccaaatactcttccatgggaatgggtTTGTTGTATGTGTGTTCATGGCTTGATAAAAAGAGTGAACGGCGAACTtacttttcttgtagtgacgcTAGAAAATCTTGTTAGCAACTTCCCTCCTCATGCGAGTGGAATAAATGAGATCATAAAACTCTAATATTGTGTcgacttcccaatcatgtgcattTCTAAAGAAATTGACATTCCATTGAGGAGTACCATTTGATGTAACCAACAAGTCCGCAATGGAagcttctttcattcttgctatGCCATAGACTTTTGGATAAGCTTCCTTGAGTGCATATCGCCACACcatatgtcatgccaaaatttgattttgagtcTGCCACCCACCTCAAATTGGGTATTTCTATAGTATGCATCTCATCCTCTTCTTATATGCTTCCAAAGCCCCACCCCATATGGCTCATTTACCTCATTTGAGCACCCATTATATTTCTCCACAGGGTCCCCCATTCTTGATGGTATCTCCATAATCATTTGCCCAACAAAAACCTTATTAAAAACATGTAGATTCCTgatacccaaacctccttctgAAATGTGAGAGCATATTGTGGCCCATTTTACCAAGTGAAACTTAAAACTCATTATCCATCCCCATCCCCCCCCCGGGCCGCGCGCGTAAGAAGTCTAGTTGAAGTTTCTCCATGTGTTGGGTCACCTTGGTAGGAAGTGGGAATAGTGATAAGAAATAAGTCGGCAAGTTGGATagagtacttttaattaaaGTAACACTACCACCTTTGGATAGGTACATCATCTTCTAGCTACCCAATTTCCGCGCCATTTTCTCTAATACATCATCCCAAATTGATTTCGATTTGAATGGTGTACCCAAGGGGAGGCCAAGATATTTTATCGGCAAATGTGATATCTTACATCCCAATATGGAAGCCATGCTCTCCAGATTAGTAACATCTCCCACCGGAACTACTTCTGATTTGATCAAGTTCAAAGCTTGAATATGATCATTTTTGGCCCCAAAAAATTAGAGTGTCATCGGAAAATAACAAATGAAATATACTTTAGTCTCCCGCTAAAAATCCACAGAGGAAACCGCCCTTCACAACTCCTAAGATCATCTTGCCAAAGGCtttcattacaaaaacaaatagtAGCGGAAAACGAGGATCACCTTATCCTAAACCCCGTGAGCTTTTAAAGAATCCCATGGGGGTGCCATTCACCAAGATAGGGAAACAAGCTATTGAGAAGCAATAGTAATCCATGAACACCATTTCAAACCAAAGCCACATCGCCCGAGCATGTAAAGTAAAAAGCTCCAATTGACCTAgtcataagccttttccatgtctaTTATACACAAAAGTTCTGGCTCTCCCGATTTAAGTCAACATGTTGAGGCTTGGATATTAGCTTCTCCATCATCAAGTTCAATCTATTTGCCAACACTTTCGACATGATCTTGTACATCTCACTCACCAAGCTAATTGGTCAATAATCTTTTACCTCTACTACACCGGGTTTTTTGGGAATGAGATCAATAAAAGTTGCATTGAGACTTTTTTCAAACCTTCCATTTTCATGGAATTCATGAAAGGCACCCATAATGTCAAACTTCCCAACAAGTTTAAAAAAAGCCATAGAGAAGCCATCCGGACCTAGAGCTTTGTCACCCACTATAGAGAAGCCATCTTTGATCACTTCCACACCTaccattcctctccatccaGAGGCACCACATCATACAATGAGGAATCGTTATCCAAACTGCAGCATTATGAATATTACCCAAAAGACCCTTCCAACACCCAAACAACTCCACTATCCTTCTAGGCATAACCCCATGCTGCTCTAGTCtgattaaaaactaaaaaaagatcTTTTAACGCCAGCATAAGAAGAAATTATCATGTTATTGCTCCAGCTGACCCAATAACAAAAGAAAGAGCACATCATGTCATCACAATAAATGTCCCCACATTACCCAATATCAGTAATTGTGACTTagctcaaggaaaaaaaaagcaattgtgacatatttatcagcTTGAGAAGGAGAGTGGACTTGGTGGTTCTATGTCATCATTTCTTCCAGAGTAAAAGGAAAGACTgcagcttttctttttttatgcatCAAATTAGTTTCAACCTCCATTAAACCACCATAACCTCTACCATGCATATCAATGCCAATGCTTGAACAACATTGATCTGCATGTTCGGTTAAGACaaccatatataaaaattacgCATATAGTGTGCAAGTAAAGAGAGACAACCGTATCAAGAGGGAAGGTCAAAACAAGCAAATTGGAAAGTAGCCCGCAGACAAGAAATTTAGTTTTCATCGAATTATTAGTCTTATTGTGATAAATAAAATCCTTCACaacaattaaatatattatgtatgatCCTTCTTTCTCTGTGTTGTTCAATACTAACCTCATAGCACGGTAGAGAGGCCTGTACCACAGCACATAAGACAACGGGCATCCAAGGAGAGCATAGATCGttgcaaggaaaaaaattttgacACCTGCAGCGAGTGAACCTTGTCAGAAGATCCAAATTGCACTCAACCCAATATTATTGCATGGATATGATTAAAAAGGAGAAGCTCCCCCCCGCCTCTGATCCAGCACACCATCACAGCAATCACATTAAAAACAAGACAAAGAACTATACCTGCACAAACAGCcaactaaaaatgaaaatacggTAGATTGAGAATTAGGAAGATGTTGCTCACAGCTCAGTAATTCTCCTACATTTGCCTTTCTATGTTGTAGTCTTTTGGTGCTTTGAAATATGTACAtaataaccaaaaaaacaacTATCACATGTGCCAATCCATTCATTTCAGTAGAAACTTTCAACGAAAAggcaaaattaattttttgttttgtttttggcacCAAGTGTCCAAGAACAACGTCCCAACTAATCCTAGGAGTGCACAggcccttggcaaggagtttcccgcaagtgcacatcaggtaattcaaggagaaaatcctccagtccgatggccccaagagattgtttgcactcaaggggatttaaaccttagacctggggggagcatccaagcccaaggcctttaccacttgagccaacccctaggggttcaAATTAAAAAGCTTcttaaaaaacaaaggaaacaaTTTAACAACATGTTAAAAGGAATGAgcttacaaaaagaatataaaccTACAAAGTAAGAAAAAGCAAAGTTGTAAAATTTTACACGATGCTCGCTACAAGGGGAAAATCGTTATTAAGACTTTCAGTGTTGTATATAGTTTCTCTAAGAAACCCAAATGAAGGCATGcttaaattaaagaaacaatACTCTATATCTAGCTGCatgttataataatttttttattagtaaaaatattataaatatatcaataaGAGTAACCAAAtacactggacgtatacaagaaaacacctagcccatactagagagctctaataacccaaaaagctcgtgaaaattagaaatctatccaaaatACACATTGAAGAGTTATAATATTAGCATAGATGGAAATATATGGTGTCCCTCCCATACCTAGCCAACTTGCAAAAGCCAAATACTGCAGCCTTTGAGCATGGACCGGTATTTCATTAGCTATATCATGATGAATAATCGGGAAAAATGGAGGCCAATTTTTATCATCGTTAGGGACGCCAGCTGATATACAAAATTGAAAACAGAATTAGCGATTTAAAGTATAGCAAAACAGgtttaaaaattcataatggccTGTAGAAGTTGAATGCTGTGGCATATACCTTTAGCAACAGCATCTTCTCTCCGTCTTATGTCCTGTCAATTTCAAGAGTACATTGAAATACAAGAATCAATGATCAAAGTACTTACAATATTCAAGGGCAAGCAGAAAGAAGCAATTATATCAAACAAGCTTCACAAACTGTAAGCAAATCATTGCTAACTAAGGCAACAAAATCCTCATGTTTAGAAATGAACAATACAGAAAAATCTTACTTTCTAAAAATAAACTTCGAGACAAACACTAGAACATATAATTGCAAAACTAACCTTTTCCCTCCGTTTGAGATCTGCTTCCCAAGATGCAAGCTCTTGCTCTTTGCTCTTAGAACCCTACATAACCATCCCATCAAGTACATAAATCTctcaaaagtttcaaaaaacAGAACAGAATAGTAAAGCAAATGGTGACTTCAGTACATTCATTGTATCCAATGGTATGTCCACCGTTGCATCATGTTTCTGCCCAAAGCCAAAGGTTTCAGATCCCAATGTTGGAATGCGTGGCTTTGATCCAGGAGCAGCAGATCCcttctgcaaaaaaaaaaaaagttcccaAAGGATGACACAATGAATAATTGATTCAACCATcacatatttaaatgataaataaaggGATATTCAATGCTGAAATTTCTAGTGGCCCTGCAAGCATGCCCAACCATGAAGTCATAAAAATACCAGTGCAGCTTATTTTAAATTTGCAGATGAAGTGACAAAATTTTAGTAGTTTTTTTCATTAGCAGCAAGAATGTCTCCAATGGACCCACATGCTTCGACAATCACAGGTCCTTGCATTTAAGTGCATGACATGAAGAACCAGTTTGGTATAGAACTTCATAAAGGTAAAATCTGGGCAATGCAATGCACCTTATTCCATATTCCATCGCCCAACtcatggaaattaattaaggtaCAGAGCAAATGAACAATCAATTTCACCATACACAATGCCATCCAAACATGGTGACCATCTAACCTATGAAAAGATCATTTAtcttttaagattttaattaatattttcaactttaaacagaattttccaaaatctaatctATCAAGACTTTGATATTTAGATATTTCAAGTATTtacagattttgaattttttgacaagtacaagcttccatattttttttcttattataagtCATCACCAATAAGAGTTAAACTTAGTACCAATTGCAACCCTTCCCTAAATTACAACAAAAGCAAAGCCCAGAtagattaggattttttttttttaaattcaaaaccaaaaatattgaattttttactAACTTATCTTTTCTCGGGggagaagaaatgagaaattatatttccCAGACTGTTATTTTGGTCTTACTAAAATTCTGGCCATCCATGCATGCTAACCATGAAACCTGTCAGAACATATATGGACCTAATAGATAGTTCAGCTTTTGATCTTGCACGAAGAAAATGGAACACATTAGAGGGATTATTCCCTTTTTGTCTTTTCAAATAGCAATGATTGCCTTACTAGGTTTTTCTATGATACAATATACACACACTGAAGGAATAAAAAGCCAAGAGACCAAAATAATGAGTCATTAAAAGAACCATaagatgagtaatgctagaaacTACAACATTGTCCCACTCTGTATATGTGACAgcatttaattaagtaggaaAATTTTACATCCCACTATGATGAGGTGGTATTACCCATCAACCTTTgagttttttgttaaaaaaataaaagattattcaagggtgataaaaaattaaaaatgtcaCATTTTACATAGTATGATGAAAGTGGGATAGGAGTGTAGTATGCAACAttactcaattaagtataactcAATGACTGCCTCGTTAGTATGAGTAGGATGATGGTGGGACAGTGATATAgttctaacattactcttaagtGCTTCAATTGTGTcgataaaacccaaaaaaataaaagataaaatgcgAGACTTTTATCTTACTCTCACCCACTTAGTTTAGTCCCATCCCACTTTATCTTACTATGTAAAATGCGAGACTTTTATCACCCttgaattatcttttattttattaaagaaaaaatcaaaggTTGATGGCCATGCCACCTCATCGTGGGATAAGAGTGTAGTATGTAAAAGTTTCCAATTttagatttctaattttctttttacttgtcTCAAGAGTCAACTTGTTTCAAAATTCGAATTTCATAACGACACTTTTAAAAGATTAATTATTAACTGCCTTTCAAAACTTCTCGATGCTTGACCCAAATTTCGTGAACTATTGTTTTGATCGGTAAGAAGAACGTATTGAGCAG from Juglans regia cultivar Chandler chromosome 2, Walnut 2.0, whole genome shotgun sequence carries:
- the LOC109008318 gene encoding secretory carrier-associated membrane protein 4, translating into MNRHHDPNPFDEEEVNPFSKGSAAPGSKPRIPTLGSETFGFGQKHDATVDIPLDTMNGSKSKEQELASWEADLKRREKDIRRREDAVAKAGVPNDDKNWPPFFPIIHHDIANEIPVHAQRLQYLAFASWLGIVLCLVFNVIAVMVCWIRGGGVKIFFLATIYALLGCPLSYVLWYRPLYRAMRTDSAMKFSWFFLFYLIHIGFCIFAAIAPPVVFHGKSLTGILAAIDVFDGHVMVGIFYLVGFALFCLESLLSLWVLQKVYMYFRGNK